One Candidatus Dependentiae bacterium genomic window, ATCGCCTCGAGATACAACTTTAAAAAACAAGCTCCCGAATTCCTCCTGGTTTTCTTGAGCAGCACCATTGGCCAAAAGAATCTTTACAATTTCAGTATTGCGCTTTTCTATAGCACTAGTAAGCGCTTTAAAATTGCATGAATTCTTAGCCTTAGCTATAAGAAGCTTTGCAATTTCAGTATGGCCTTTATCTATAGCATAAATAAGTGCTGTCGGACCATACAGCCCCTTAGCATCAACGTGAGCACCTGCATTTATGAGCATATTAACAATGTCAGTATAACCTTTTTTTGCAGCTGTCATAAGAGGAGTCACACCCCAATAATCTGCAACTTCAAGCTCAGCGCCCGCTGTAATTAAAGTTTTAACCTCTTTAAGGTCGCCATTTTCCACAGCGCGGTTAAGTTTACTACCCAGATCTCTTTTAGCAAAAAAGCGTGCGGCTCTGGCTGCTGCCTCATCACCTGCTCGTATGTCTTCGGCAGTGGGGCCTGTAGGTTCCCAATCAGATTTGGGCAGCTCTTTTTCTCTATTGATGCGGCTCAAGATTGCTTGACCTTTCTCTTCGAATGTTTGTGCCCAAGCGTATCCTGTCATCATAACTACCATCGATGGTATTAATATCAATTTGAACTTCATAATATCCTTGAAAATTTTAAGTTAGAACCGTTATCAATTACTTTGGATCATTCTTGCGAGCATCAATACCGGTAACAAGTTGACTTTGCTACTTATTATAGGATCTTGTAAAGCAAAAAGCAAAAGGATGTATAGATTCAATACATATGAGACTAAAGGTTGAAGCCCCACCTTTCAACAGCATTCCAAAGGGGTTAGATAAAGTCAGAATTTTCAATTTTTCAGTCTCACATACATCTGAACTTAGACACAATAAACAACATGAGAAATTCCTTTAAATAACTTTTATCAAGATAATCCCAGTCATAATTTTTCAAGACTGCGATGAAAGCTAATTGCAAAATGATGCGCGTAATCACGCAACGCAATCAGCATCTGCCCAACAAAGCTTTTCAGATCAAGCTTTCGCCCCTCTGGAATTCGATTGGAAAAAATGGTCTCTTCGCGCTTGGCTAGACACGCAAACTCAGCGTGTGGAAAAAGATCTTGTACCGCATTGAGCTGCCCCTTGCCTCCATCAATCACAATTAAGTCAGGAAGCTCAGTTGCATCGGCATAACGCCGGGCAACGATTTCACGCAAGCTGGCATAGTCATCAATTTGATGCACTGTTTTGATATGAAATTTTCTGAAAAATGCTTTGTCCGGCTCACCATTTTTAAAACGAATACAGGAACCAACCATAAACATCCCTTGCTTGTGAGAAATATCAAAGCAATCAATTGCTTTTGGTTCAAAGGGTAACTTGAGTAACACGCGCAGTTGCCTGCCCAAAGATTGTCGTTTTTCTTCATCCTGCTGAGCATGAAGCCTACCCAAGCGCAACAACGCGGCACCGTGCCCTTCACCTGGCTGAGTAACAAAAACATCGTAGCTTAGCTGATGCCACTCATGAACAAATTTTTCAAGCAATTCGCGCTCATGCTCATTCATATCAAAATTTACAAAAATAGTCGCTGATGGAACATGAGTTCGATAAAAGCTGGTCATATGCTCAAGCGTTAGCTGTGAATAAGCCTGCTCTTGCCCATAATCTATATCATCGATAAAGGGAAAATAAAAAACTTCTCGTTTTTTAAAAGCACCATTAATTTCATCAAATAAATAAAGCGTACGACGATCGCTGGTCAAAATCCAAATATCTTTTCGATCAAGCTTCCTGCTACTCGTTCCCTTTGCATCGAGTGCATCAAAAACGCTTGCAAAGGCTTTATAATAACCATAAAGCTCACGAGATCTTTCAAATGTTTGTTCGCGATTAGAAGCTTCAATTTGTTCTTGTAAATAGGTTAAGAATTTAGCATGCCCTTGCTTAAGCGCGGTACGGGCGAGCTCCATACGCTGAGCATAAGCCCCTTGGTCAAAGTCGTAACGGCATGAACCGGAACAAAGCCCCATGTGATAATCTAGGCAACCGTTTTCAATCTTTTTTTTACAAAGCTTGAGTCTGAATGTTTTAAGCAAAAAGTCACACACTTTACGCGCTGGTCCTTTTTCAAGAAAGGGACCGAAGTAGCTCCCCTTAAGCTGCTGGGTACGCACTAATTTTAATTCAGGAGTTTTGCTCGACGTAATGAGAATGTATAAAAATGGCTGACCAGACTTGAGTAAGACATTAAATTTTGGTTGGTGTGATTGTATGAGACGAGCTTCAAGCAGCATAGCTTCAAGCTCAGTTTTTGTTCCAATAAATTCAAGCTGGACACTTGCTTCTAAAATCAAATCTGCTTTAAGTTCGTACCCTTGTCGTTGCAAATAATTCATGACACGTTTTCGCAAATTTTTTGCTTTGCCAATATAGACAATCTGCCCTTGTTCATCTTTGAACTGATAAACACCAGGCGTACTTGGCAATGCTTTTATTGTAGATTCAAGGTTTTGGGTACTCATTACAACCACCATGTAACAATTAAGAGCTTCTTTCCACATAAAAACGATACACAAAAACAACTCGCTTGGCGAACAAACCCGAATGTCCTGGAAAAATAATCCTCTTTTTCATTTACGAGAAACTAAAAATCGCTATATTAATGGGTGTCCAAAAAAGTAGAAACCACCTTTAAAAACTGAGTCCTGCATGCTTAACAAAATCAAATATTTTTTCTTCGCACTCCCAATTTTTGCTCTTGTTGCCTGGATTGGCAATTCAACGGTAAATTATTTTACGCATAATACTCCCCCAGAAATATCTTTTGTTGGCCTTGTTCATCAAGGTTCATATGCAGAAAAACTTTCCTGCGCAATAAAATCAACCGGAACGTACAAAGTGAAAACGCTCTCCGCTTGGCTTGATGGCAAAGAGTATGATCTTGGTGAAGCAAAATTTATTCGCAGAAAACTCTTTGAGTCTCCACTTTCAATCGACCTGGGAAATCTTGAAAATGGCCCTCATACTTTTGAAGTAGAAGCAACTGATTCAAGTTACAACCAAAATCAAGCACATGAAAAAGTAACGTTCTATGTTGATAATTTGCCCCTCAAAGCTGAATACCTTGAACCACGTTACACCGTAGAACAAGGCAAAACATTGCATTTAAAAATGCAATTGAATAAGCCAATAGCCCAAGGACGCATTTCATTCTTATCCAAAGACTATTTTTTCTATCCAGAATCTGAAGGCTCAACACTGTATGAATGTTTTATTCCCATCGACTGCGAAGAAAAATCACTTGAAGTAACACCTCAAACTGAAATTGCTGATGCTGTCGGTAATTCGCTTAAGCTTACCTGCGCTATCCAAGTAAAACCTTTTGCATTTAAAAAACAACGTGGATTCACCGTATCAGAAGAAAAGCTTGAGCAGGAAAAAGAGGTAAGCATGAATACCAAGATCTTGCGCGATGCAATTAATAAATGGGTTCAGGATTCACCAAAGAAAAAGCTCTGGAATGGCCCGTTTGAATACCCAATCGAAGTTCAACGCGTTACTACACCGTTTGGCGAAGTCAGAACAACCCCACAGCGTGGCCGCTATCATCACAAAGGGCTTGACCTAGTCAACCAACCCCGCTCTGTTGTATGGGCTGCACAGCATGGCAAAATAGTCATCAAAGACCGTTTCTTGATGACCGGCAACACAATTGTTATTGACCATGGCCTTGGTATTTTTACACTCTACGCGCATCTTGAAGATTTTGGAGATGTTAACGTAGGAGACACTGTTCAAAAAGGAAACCCAATTGGTCGCCTTGGCATGACCGGCTATGCATCGGGTTATCATTTACATTGGGAAATGCTCGTACAAGGTGTACAAGTTGATCCTGTTGAATGGACTTCAAATATCCACTAAGAATTTTTAGATTTATCTCAAAGCCCTTGGTCAAAAGCCTGGGGCTTTTTTATTCCTGAATAAGCGCCAAAAGTTCTTCAAGGCTGATGATCCCTTGTTCAACTTTTCTTAATCCAT contains:
- a CDS encoding ankyrin repeat domain-containing protein — encoded protein: MKFKLILIPSMVVMMTGYAWAQTFEEKGQAILSRINREKELPKSDWEPTGPTAEDIRAGDEAAARAARFFAKRDLGSKLNRAVENGDLKEVKTLITAGAELEVADYWGVTPLMTAAKKGYTDIVNMLINAGAHVDAKGLYGPTALIYAIDKGHTEIAKLLIAKAKNSCNFKALTSAIEKRNTEIVKILLANGAAQENQEEFGSLFFKVVSRGDNEMVKILMSEGPRIDRITLDLASMGARNVCSAEIVNAIEDLQKKTNS
- the uvrC gene encoding excinuclease ABC subunit C → MSTQNLESTIKALPSTPGVYQFKDEQGQIVYIGKAKNLRKRVMNYLQRQGYELKADLILEASVQLEFIGTKTELEAMLLEARLIQSHQPKFNVLLKSGQPFLYILITSSKTPELKLVRTQQLKGSYFGPFLEKGPARKVCDFLLKTFRLKLCKKKIENGCLDYHMGLCSGSCRYDFDQGAYAQRMELARTALKQGHAKFLTYLQEQIEASNREQTFERSRELYGYYKAFASVFDALDAKGTSSRKLDRKDIWILTSDRRTLYLFDEINGAFKKREVFYFPFIDDIDYGQEQAYSQLTLEHMTSFYRTHVPSATIFVNFDMNEHERELLEKFVHEWHQLSYDVFVTQPGEGHGAALLRLGRLHAQQDEEKRQSLGRQLRVLLKLPFEPKAIDCFDISHKQGMFMVGSCIRFKNGEPDKAFFRKFHIKTVHQIDDYASLREIVARRYADATELPDLIVIDGGKGQLNAVQDLFPHAEFACLAKREETIFSNRIPEGRKLDLKSFVGQMLIALRDYAHHFAISFHRSLEKL
- a CDS encoding M23 family metallopeptidase — its product is MLNKIKYFFFALPIFALVAWIGNSTVNYFTHNTPPEISFVGLVHQGSYAEKLSCAIKSTGTYKVKTLSAWLDGKEYDLGEAKFIRRKLFESPLSIDLGNLENGPHTFEVEATDSSYNQNQAHEKVTFYVDNLPLKAEYLEPRYTVEQGKTLHLKMQLNKPIAQGRISFLSKDYFFYPESEGSTLYECFIPIDCEEKSLEVTPQTEIADAVGNSLKLTCAIQVKPFAFKKQRGFTVSEEKLEQEKEVSMNTKILRDAINKWVQDSPKKKLWNGPFEYPIEVQRVTTPFGEVRTTPQRGRYHHKGLDLVNQPRSVVWAAQHGKIVIKDRFLMTGNTIVIDHGLGIFTLYAHLEDFGDVNVGDTVQKGNPIGRLGMTGYASGYHLHWEMLVQGVQVDPVEWTSNIH